Proteins encoded in a region of the Niveibacterium umoris genome:
- a CDS encoding transglutaminase-like cysteine peptidase translates to MRATVCGAATICIALAAGLWCWADDAALVALATKRYGQAAGNLVMEWRALVAAGKSASGAETLRRVNDFFNRRVRFEDDSAVWGVPDYWATPIEMLGKGAGDCEDYTIGKYFTLRELGVPAEKLRLIYVKARIGGPNSSITQAHMVLGYYETPDAQPLVLDNLIGEIRPAAQRPDLVPVFSFNAEGVYAGGAVSSVERLSRWKDLLLKMKAEGYTP, encoded by the coding sequence ATGCGCGCGACTGTCTGCGGCGCCGCTACGATCTGCATTGCACTTGCTGCCGGGTTGTGGTGCTGGGCCGACGATGCGGCGCTGGTGGCGCTGGCCACCAAGCGTTACGGGCAGGCTGCCGGCAATCTGGTGATGGAATGGCGAGCGCTGGTCGCAGCGGGCAAGTCCGCAAGTGGCGCCGAGACCTTGCGCCGCGTGAATGACTTTTTCAATCGACGTGTCCGTTTCGAGGACGACTCGGCCGTCTGGGGTGTGCCGGACTACTGGGCGACGCCGATCGAAATGCTGGGCAAGGGCGCGGGCGATTGCGAGGACTACACGATCGGCAAGTACTTCACGCTGCGCGAGCTTGGCGTGCCGGCCGAAAAGCTGCGCCTCATCTACGTCAAGGCACGCATCGGCGGGCCGAACAGCTCCATCACGCAGGCGCACATGGTGCTGGGTTACTACGAAACGCCGGATGCCCAGCCCTTGGTTCTTGACAACCTGATCGGCGAGATCCGCCCGGCTGCTCAGCGGCCGGACCTGGTGCCGGTGTTCAGCTTCAATGCCGAAGGCGTGTATGCCGGGGGCGCCGTCTCGTCGGTCGAACGGCTGTCGCGGTGGAAAGACCTGCTGCTCAAAATGAAGGCCGAGGGCTACACGCCCTGA
- a CDS encoding EAL domain-containing protein produces the protein MSLLRQLWITVIVASVLAWLGSFSVSTITARNYLEQQLFAQSADGAASLALSMTQHAKDPAMRELMVTALFDSGHFELVRFSDVTGKTLFERQHAQVETAAPGWFVHLLPIAVKPGEALVSDGWTQAGRVTVVAHKRFAYDALWRGTLQLLAVMAVLAVLLGWGVTRMMRWIQRPIGEMVQQATAIGERRFITMPEPRVLELRSAVRALNLMVEQVKAMFAEQASRIEDLRSDANRDTMTALPNRGFFTGRLRSELDGDDSAASGAIALIRLADLAEVNRRLGRERTDALIRATADVLRELAVRQDDHLLARLNGADFAWLMPGGDAKLASELASAAARGLDALHRHGHADQSPVGHIGVALYKRGDELGTVLARADAALMSAESGGRSEPVVNTDEAPLAARTHEEWRHLLGSALHARGFALATFPVVHVDGRPWHDEAMIRMRAPDDGPPWTAGQFMPAADRLGITCDLDLLAVELALQRLLTHSGAIAVNLSPISLQDLRFREGLQQLLAAAPAAARRLWVEVAEGGLDHGLSGLAAISPILSQFGVKLGIEHFGRHFSAIPRLYAQRVDYLKIDGSFVAGIEENAGNQRLVKAIADVARGLDIQVIAERVHSEAEWHMLAELGVAGVTGPAVSKRGQA, from the coding sequence ATGTCATTGCTTCGACAACTCTGGATCACGGTGATTGTTGCGAGTGTGCTTGCCTGGCTGGGCAGTTTTTCAGTCAGCACGATCACGGCCCGCAACTACCTGGAACAACAACTGTTTGCGCAAAGTGCCGATGGCGCTGCGTCGCTCGCCTTGTCGATGACCCAGCACGCCAAGGACCCCGCAATGCGCGAGTTGATGGTCACCGCCTTGTTCGATTCAGGGCACTTCGAACTGGTGCGATTTTCGGACGTGACCGGCAAGACTTTGTTCGAACGGCAGCACGCCCAGGTGGAGACGGCGGCGCCGGGGTGGTTCGTGCATCTGCTGCCGATCGCGGTCAAACCCGGCGAAGCGCTGGTCAGTGATGGCTGGACGCAGGCAGGCAGGGTTACAGTCGTCGCCCACAAGCGATTCGCCTATGACGCGCTGTGGCGCGGCACCTTGCAATTGCTCGCGGTGATGGCCGTGCTGGCGGTGCTACTGGGCTGGGGCGTCACGCGCATGATGCGCTGGATCCAGCGGCCGATCGGCGAAATGGTGCAGCAGGCGACTGCAATCGGCGAGCGCCGCTTCATCACGATGCCTGAACCGCGTGTGCTGGAACTGCGCAGCGCAGTGCGTGCGCTCAACCTGATGGTCGAACAGGTCAAGGCCATGTTCGCCGAGCAGGCCAGCCGGATCGAGGATCTGCGTTCGGACGCCAACCGCGACACCATGACGGCGCTCCCCAACCGTGGATTCTTCACCGGCCGCCTGCGCAGCGAACTCGACGGTGACGACAGTGCGGCCAGCGGCGCGATCGCGCTGATCCGCCTTGCCGATCTTGCAGAGGTGAATCGACGCCTCGGTCGCGAGCGCACAGATGCGCTGATCCGCGCGACGGCGGACGTTCTGCGCGAGCTTGCCGTGCGCCAGGACGACCACCTGCTGGCTCGGCTCAATGGCGCTGACTTTGCCTGGCTGATGCCCGGCGGTGACGCCAAGCTGGCAAGCGAACTCGCATCGGCCGCGGCGCGCGGGCTCGACGCGCTGCACCGCCACGGCCACGCCGACCAGTCTCCGGTAGGCCACATCGGGGTCGCGCTGTACAAGCGCGGCGACGAACTGGGTACGGTGCTGGCGCGGGCGGATGCGGCACTGATGAGCGCGGAGAGCGGCGGGCGCAGCGAGCCGGTGGTCAATACCGACGAAGCGCCGCTGGCTGCCCGCACGCATGAAGAATGGCGCCACCTGCTGGGCAGCGCCCTGCATGCGCGTGGTTTTGCGCTGGCGACCTTTCCGGTCGTGCATGTCGATGGCCGCCCATGGCACGACGAGGCGATGATTCGCATGCGCGCCCCGGATGACGGCCCGCCCTGGACCGCCGGCCAGTTCATGCCGGCTGCCGATCGATTGGGAATCACCTGCGATCTTGACCTGCTGGCCGTCGAACTTGCGTTGCAGCGCCTGCTGACGCACAGCGGCGCCATTGCGGTGAATCTGTCTCCGATCTCGCTGCAGGACCTGCGCTTCCGCGAAGGCCTGCAGCAACTGCTCGCGGCTGCACCCGCGGCCGCGCGTCGCCTGTGGGTGGAAGTCGCCGAAGGCGGGCTGGATCACGGACTCTCGGGGCTCGCGGCAATCTCTCCGATCCTCTCGCAGTTTGGCGTCAAGCTCGGCATCGAACACTTTGGCCGGCATTTTTCTGCGATCCCGCGCCTGTACGCCCAGCGCGTGGATTACCTGAAGATCGATGGCAGCTTTGTCGCCGGCATCGAGGAAAACGCCGGCAACCAGCGTCTCGTCAAGGCGATCGCCGATGTTGCGCGCGGGCTCGACATCCAGGTCATCGCCGAGCGCGTCCACAGCGAAGCGGAATGGCACATGCTGGCCGAGCTGGGTGTGGCTGGCGTTACCGGGCCGGCAGTGAGCAAGCGCGGCCAGGCATAG
- a CDS encoding TetR/AcrR family transcriptional regulator: MEPVVNEKPSFKQRQFEAREDAILDAAHELLANRGYDQTTVDEVAAAVGIAKASLYKHFASKEALATATMRRMLGRVLAYIDTLSPELGPDESLRAVLEWALRLRLAGGLPTLPSSNSALVDALTKDDAYVALVVQLSSRLGFWIQFAKATGKLRTDLPDEAILLSFYARTCDPTIDFLKRGGALDDETIVQTMLTLFFDGVRTPRM, encoded by the coding sequence ATGGAACCGGTGGTGAACGAAAAACCCAGCTTCAAGCAGCGCCAGTTCGAGGCGCGTGAAGACGCGATCCTCGATGCCGCGCACGAATTGCTGGCGAACCGGGGTTACGATCAGACGACGGTGGACGAGGTCGCTGCTGCTGTCGGCATCGCAAAAGCAAGCCTTTACAAGCACTTCGCGTCAAAGGAGGCACTGGCGACCGCGACGATGCGGCGGATGCTCGGGCGTGTGCTTGCGTACATCGACACACTTTCGCCCGAGCTGGGGCCGGACGAGTCCTTGCGGGCGGTGCTGGAGTGGGCCTTGCGCTTGCGTCTGGCGGGCGGGTTGCCGACCCTGCCATCGAGCAACTCGGCCTTGGTGGATGCGCTGACGAAAGACGATGCTTATGTCGCGCTGGTGGTGCAACTGTCCAGCCGACTCGGCTTCTGGATCCAGTTCGCCAAAGCCACAGGCAAGCTGCGCACCGATCTGCCGGATGAAGCCATCCTGCTGTCGTTTTATGCGCGGACCTGCGATCCGACCATCGACTTTCTCAAGCGGGGCGGGGCGCTCGACGACGAGACGATCGTGCAGACGATGCTGACCTTGTTCTTCGACGGAGTCCGGACGCCGCGCATGTGA
- a CDS encoding DUF4397 domain-containing protein, with amino-acid sequence MKLVRAWLTSLISIGVLAACGSDDPTPPPTPKASLRVVHASADAPAVDVYLGGSKALTNVPYGAASSFLQVAAGSPEVKVTPTGATTPEVIKATLTLAANSYTTVVAVGSLAGGTIEPLVIAEDGTAPESGKLKLRAGHASPGVPAVDIYVTAPDAALSSATPAVANAAYKAVSNALQIPGGDYRIRATLAGTQTVAYDSGKVTLAAGSDLVALAVPASGGNSPVSLLVLTRAADTPKLSIPDATAQVRVMHASPDAPAVDVLVDDVKALSAVPFPADSGYLSLLSGARNFKVNAAGTATTVINATPTLSAGKSYSVFAVGFLSGIEALLLEDDRTVNANLARIRVIHGSPDAPTVDVLANDAKVLSNVPFKTASSYLEVPAGNYVFKLNLAGTATTAFTSPSVALEAGKVYTAIAIGSAAGGAHPLTIKLLTDR; translated from the coding sequence ATGAAACTGGTACGCGCATGGCTGACATCTCTCATTTCCATCGGCGTCCTCGCCGCTTGCGGGAGCGACGACCCGACTCCGCCGCCCACGCCCAAAGCCAGCCTGCGTGTGGTTCACGCCAGTGCCGATGCGCCGGCTGTTGACGTGTATCTCGGCGGCAGCAAAGCGCTCACCAACGTGCCGTACGGCGCGGCAAGCAGCTTCCTGCAGGTAGCGGCCGGCAGCCCGGAGGTCAAAGTCACACCGACCGGAGCAACCACGCCGGAGGTGATCAAGGCGACGCTGACGCTCGCCGCCAACAGCTACACCACGGTCGTCGCCGTCGGCAGCCTCGCCGGCGGCACAATCGAACCCTTGGTGATTGCGGAAGACGGCACCGCCCCGGAAAGCGGCAAACTCAAATTGCGGGCGGGCCATGCATCGCCCGGCGTGCCGGCAGTGGATATCTATGTGACGGCACCGGATGCAGCGCTCTCGAGCGCCACCCCGGCCGTGGCCAACGCCGCTTACAAGGCCGTCAGCAACGCGCTGCAGATCCCGGGCGGCGACTACCGCATCCGCGCCACGCTTGCCGGCACCCAGACGGTTGCCTACGACTCGGGCAAAGTGACGCTGGCCGCGGGCTCGGATCTGGTGGCTTTGGCGGTGCCCGCCAGCGGCGGCAATTCGCCAGTGAGTCTGTTGGTGCTGACACGCGCTGCCGACACGCCGAAGCTATCGATCCCCGACGCGACGGCCCAGGTCCGTGTGATGCACGCTTCACCCGACGCCCCGGCGGTTGACGTCTTGGTGGATGACGTCAAGGCACTGTCCGCCGTGCCCTTCCCCGCTGACTCGGGCTACCTGAGCCTGCTGTCCGGCGCACGCAACTTCAAGGTAAACGCCGCGGGCACCGCGACCACGGTGATCAACGCGACACCGACACTGAGCGCAGGAAAGTCCTACTCGGTGTTTGCGGTCGGGTTCCTGTCGGGTATCGAAGCCCTGTTGCTTGAGGACGATCGCACGGTCAACGCCAACCTGGCGCGCATCCGCGTGATCCACGGATCGCCCGATGCGCCTACCGTCGATGTGCTGGCGAACGACGCGAAAGTGCTGAGCAACGTGCCGTTCAAGACCGCCAGCAGCTACCTTGAAGTGCCGGCCGGAAACTATGTCTTCAAACTGAACCTTGCGGGCACGGCCACCACCGCCTTCACTTCACCATCGGTCGCGCTGGAAGCAGGCAAGGTCTACACCGCCATCGCCATTGGATCGGCCGCCGGCGGCGCCCACCCGCTGACGATCAAGTTGCTGACTGATCGTTAA